A region from the Ptychodera flava strain L36383 chromosome 12, AS_Pfla_20210202, whole genome shotgun sequence genome encodes:
- the LOC139146297 gene encoding G2/mitotic-specific cyclin-B-like gives MWIRTSQLWELTPASSSCKYHGHVVPSAHLTVCGDGAFTRKDIFEMEERLMKVMKFNLSPVLCSEFLNLSAQVNGFETNTMNVAKYLVRVAQMKRSILQRYKPHQIVHGCIIISCAFTGENISNMKFVGKPLCQHHWKLLFDEILSAKKIAETMEDSSFYSEELQAEQQKGVFGKKSSS, from the exons ATGTGGATTCGTACATCTCAGCTGTGGGAGTTGACACCAGCCAGTTCGAGCTG TAAATATCATGGACATGTTGTGCCATCAGCACACCTCACAGTATGTGGTGATGGTGCATTCACAAGAAAAGACATCTTTGAAATGGAAGAGAGGCTGATGAAAGTCATGAAATTCAACTTGTCACCTGTCTTGTGCAGCgaatttttaaatttgtctgCACAAGTGAATGGTTTTGAAACGAACACCATGAATGTGGCAAAG TATTTGGTACGCGTAGCTCAGATGAAGAGGAGTATTCTCCAAAGGTATAAACCGCACCAAATTGTTCACGGCTGCATCATCATAAGCTGTGCATTCACTGGAGAGAACATTTCT AATATGAAGTTCGTCGGTAAGCCGCTGTGCCAGCATCACTGGAAGCTGCTATTTGATGAAATACTATcagcaaaaaaaattgctgagaCCATGGAAGATTCATCTTT CTACTCTGAAGAGCTACAAGCTGAACagcaaaaaggtgtttttggtaaaaaatcttcttcataa